CCTCGAAGGTATTAACCTCGAGGCTTTCTTCCCCACTGAAAGTGCTTTACAACCCGAAGGCCTTCTTCACACACGCGGCATGGCTGGATCAGGCTTTCGCCCATTGTCCAATATTCCCCACTGCTGCCTCCCGTAGGAGTTCGGGCCGTGTCTCAGTCCCGATGTGGCTGATCATCCTCTCAGACCAGCTACGGATCGCGGCCTTGGTGAGCCACTACCTCACCAACTAGCTAATCCGACATAGGCTCATCCGATAGCGCAAGGTCCGAAGATCCCCTGCTTTCTCCCGTAGGACGTATGCGGTATTAGCCTGAGTTTCCCCAGGTTATCCCCCACTACCGGGCAGATTCCTATGCATTACTCACCCGTCCGCCGCTCGACGCCTGGAAGCAAGCTTCCATCGTTTCCGCTCGACTTGCATGTGTTAGGCCTGCCGCCAGCGTTCAATCTGAGCCATGATCAAACTCTTCAGTTTAAGATCATAAGTGCTTGAAGCAGCACCAAACTTGGCTCAAGGTTCAAACGTTCTCAAATAGACCCGAAGATCTATGACGAGTCGCTTGCCTTGATGGTTCAATGATATGGATCACCGAGCCATCGACAAGCGCCCACATGAATTACCTGATCGATTGTTAAAGAGCGGCTTCGACTCTTTCGAGTGAAGCGTCTCGCTTGCTGCCGACCGAAGCGAACTCCGTGTCGTCAGCGCCCTGCGAGGAAGGCGTATTCTACCGTTTCGCCTGGCGGTGTCAAGCGGTGTTTGGCGAAGCGTGCTTGCCGTGACTGCTGACTGCCCCGCCCCTCGAGGCGGCTGCGAAACCGTGGCGGGCATTCTACCGAATGCGCGGCGATTGTCAATCGGAATGTTTCGAAGCGATGCGACCTGTTTCGAAAAAAAATCCATGCAGAACAATCACTTCTGCCATTTCCACCGCCTGCAACGTTTGCTCGTCGCCGGCAGCGGATGCGTACTTTACGGCTTTCCCGGGTGGGGTGCAAGCCCTGCGGAGAAAAAGTTTCAGAAACAGCGACGCCCGCGGGTGGCGGGCGTCGATTCGCACAGGGTGGCTTGTGTCAGTCCATTGGTGGCACATGGCGCAGCTTGCGCATCGTCGCCATCACCGGGCCGGAAACCACATAGGCGCCGAACAGCAGCAGCAGCATCACAGAGGGCTCCACGCTGATCACCACGAAGCCCAGCACGATGGCCAGCAGCACCACGAAGGGAACTGGCCCCTTGAGGTCGATATCCTTGAAGCTGTGGTAGCGGATATTGCTGACCATCAGCACGCCGGCGGCGGCAACGATCACCAGCATCAGCAACTTGAAGCCGAAGGCCTCGGCATCGAAGCTGTGGAAGGTCCAGACGCTGGCCGCCACCAGAGCCGCCGCCGAGGGGCTGGGCAATCCGATGAACCACTTCTTGTCGACGCTGCCGACCTGCACATTGAAGCGGGCCAGGCGCAGGGCGGCACAGGCCACGTAGAGGAAGGCCACCACCCAGCCGGTCTTGCCGATGTCCTGGAGGATCCAGGTAAAGGCCACCAGTGCCGGTGCCACCCCGAAGGAGAGCATGTCGGAAAGACTGTCATACTCGGCGCCGAAGGCGCTCTGGGTGTTGGTCAGCCGTGCCACCCGGCCGTCGAGGCCGTCGAGCACCATGGCGATGAAGATCGCCACCGAGGCCGCGCCAAAGTCGCCATCGATACCGGCGACCACGGCGAAGAAGCCGGCAAACAGCGCCGAGGTGGTGAAGAGGTTGGGCAGCAGGTAGATGCCCTTGCGCCTGACGGTGCGGCCATCCTCCTCCGCCTCCTCGATCACCTCTGTCTCGCGCAGGAAGGCCGACGCCAGGTCCTCGTCCCGGGGAGGCCTCTCCTCCCGGGGCGGGTCCTCGCCATGGGACGGTGCAGCGTGCTCGTTGCCGTGGGGATCCTGACTCATCGTCTCATCCGTTGCCTGGAAGTGATGCCGGCCATTCTTGCACGACCACCCACAAGCGCAAAGCCGCGCCCTCAAGGAGCAGAGCGGCCACCCCGGTTACCGAACGCCAGAAACGACCCGGGGCGCAGTCGCCTGCACCCCGGATCATGCTGCCGATACCGAGAGCCCGATGGGCCAGATCGGCTGATCAGTTCTTGCTCTTGTCCACCAGCTGGTTGGCGGCGATCCACGGCATCATGCCGCGCAGCTTGGCACCCACCTGCTCGATCGGGTGCTCGGCGTTCAGGCGACGACGGGCAGTCATCGAGGGGTAGTTGCTGTTGCCCTCATTGATGAACATCTTGGCGTACTCGCCTTCCTGAATGCGCTTGAGCGCATTGCGCATGGCCGCGCGCGACTCGTCGTTGATG
The Halomonas sp. H10-9-1 DNA segment above includes these coding regions:
- the pssA gene encoding CDP-diacylglycerol--serine O-phosphatidyltransferase, which gives rise to MSQDPHGNEHAAPSHGEDPPREERPPRDEDLASAFLRETEVIEEAEEDGRTVRRKGIYLLPNLFTTSALFAGFFAVVAGIDGDFGAASVAIFIAMVLDGLDGRVARLTNTQSAFGAEYDSLSDMLSFGVAPALVAFTWILQDIGKTGWVVAFLYVACAALRLARFNVQVGSVDKKWFIGLPSPSAAALVAASVWTFHSFDAEAFGFKLLMLVIVAAAGVLMVSNIRYHSFKDIDLKGPVPFVVLLAIVLGFVVISVEPSVMLLLLFGAYVVSGPVMATMRKLRHVPPMD